One stretch of Epinephelus lanceolatus isolate andai-2023 chromosome 15, ASM4190304v1, whole genome shotgun sequence DNA includes these proteins:
- the zdhhc22 gene encoding palmitoyltransferase ZDHHC22, with the protein MFTRMLKLRLLNAVAPAYFFMATAATFVLHFCFFIPTIFPNPDTSLRGSTTLHTVVFLFLMFNALGNYIMTIKYPAESTNETVVPVCSAHCSDKVDAHYLLNGRHFCKLCKKVILKRDHHCFFTGNCIGNKNMRYFIMFCIYTSCTCLYSLVLGVAFLTVEYSISFENPLTFLTLLPLSTGYFFMGTISGLQLFLVLMLYVWLGIGLVCAGFCCQQVLLVARGQTWCQMQRGQLVENRTPWRNNLKDVFGTRWILGLILPVQTAQSCSEDTDANNKQD; encoded by the exons ATGTTCACCCGGATGTTAAAGCTGAGGCTCCTCAATGCTGTAGCACCTGCCTACTTCTTCATGGCTACAGCGGCCACCTTCGTTTTGCACTTCTGCTTTTTCATCCCAACAATCTTCCCAAACCCGGACACATCACTGAGGGGGTCTACAACTCTTCACACAGTCGTTTTCCTTTTCTTGATGTTCAATGCACTGGGAAATTACATAATGACTATTAAGTATCCCGCTGAGAGCACCAACGAGACTGTGGTTCCGGTGTGTTCGGCGCACTGCTCAGACAAAGTGGACGCACACTACCTCCTGAACGGTCGCCACTTCTGCAAATTGTGCAAGAAAGTAATTCTCAAGAGGGATCACCACTGCTTTTTTACCGGAAACTGCATCGGCAACAAGAACATGCGCTACTTCATCATGTTCTGCATTTACACGTCGTGCACCTGTTTGTACTCCCTGGTTCTTGGTGTGGCCTTTCTAACAGTGGAGTACTCCATCTCCTTTGAGAACCCGCTGACCTTCCTgactcttctccctctctccactggTTACTTCTTCATGG GAACAATCTCAGGCTTGCAGTTATTCCTGGTGCTGATGCTCTACGTGTGGCTGGGCATCGGCCTGGTCTGCGCAGGCTTCTGTTGCCAGCAGGTGCTGCTGGTGGCCCGGGGACAGACCTGGTGTCAGATGCAGAGGGGGCAGCTTGTGGAGAACCGCACGCCCTGGAGAAACAACCTTAAGGATGTGTTTGGTACCCGCTGGATCCTTGGCCTTATcctgcctgtgcagactgcacaGTCGTGCTCTGAAGACACAGATGCGAATAATAAGCAAGACTGA